The following coding sequences lie in one Sorghum bicolor cultivar BTx623 chromosome 6, Sorghum_bicolor_NCBIv3, whole genome shotgun sequence genomic window:
- the LOC110436554 gene encoding serine/arginine repetitive matrix protein 2-like, whose amino-acid sequence MPNPSASPPPAPAPAPATAATHRKRLRRRRQLLPSSSSSSALPTSASSSSSSSSSSCASSGLSFSFPSFSPAPSPFHHRFFLSPLRASAVPFSWEHRPGIPKTPARQQAVRAKTAKATAAAAAALPLPLPPSLLSSKVGAADGPFSSSSSAAAADGYFIVPDDAKAAARRRRRRRRQRPPALAATLTDWLAVLSLYRSCTRSRDCLAGTPPPRPRAPAKFR is encoded by the coding sequence ATGCCCAACCCATCCGCATCCCCGCCACCGGCACCGGCGCCGGCACCGGCCACCGCCGCCACTCACCGgaagcggctgcggcggcggaggcAGCTCCTcccgtcgtcctcctcctcctccgcgctCCCCACGTCCGCGTCCtcttcgtcgtcctcctcctcctcgtcctgtGCCTCCTCGGGCCTCTCCTTCTCGTTCCCGTCCTTCTCGCCGGCGCCCTCGCCGTTCCACCACCGCTTCTTCCTCTCCCCGCTGCGCGCCTCCGCGGTGCCCTTCTCCTGGGAGCACCGCCCGGGCATCCCCAAGACGCCCGCGCGCCAGCAGGCGGTGCGCGCCAAGACGGCCAAggctacggcggcggcggcggcggcgctgccgctTCCCCTCCCACCCTCCCTCCTCTCCAGCAAGGTCGGCGCCGCCGACGggcccttctcctcctcctcctccgccgccgccgccgacggctACTTCATCGTCCCCGACGACGCCaaggcggcggcgaggcggcggcggcggcggcgcaggcaGCGGCCGCCGGCGCTGGCCGCCACGCTAACCGACTGGCTCGCCGTGCTCAGCCTGTACCGGTCGTGCACGCGGTCCCGCGACTGCCTCGccggcacgccgccgccgcgcccccGCGCTCCGGCCAAGTTCCGGTGA